A section of the Acidobacteriota bacterium genome encodes:
- the bshC gene encoding bacillithiol biosynthesis cysteine-adding enzyme BshC, translating into MDQECLPFRDVPGTSRLFLDFLRGDPQARPFYPTSTLSLDELAARAGSVSIPVDRRQRVTDVLLKQNLAWNAGPEVLSNIEKLRDGACAVVSGQQIGLFLGPAYTLYKAISIIRLSRELTARGVEAVPIFWLASEDHDLAEVNHVFMPDTQGELQRLETSSEGCPGCPVGTVVLGNDLGWLADRLQGLVGESETIDLVRSSYSPGKTLSSSFAALMSKIFSRYGLILLEPSDKELHKIGAPLLRSAAEYSDELTRALLSRSKELETAGYHAQVKVTQASTLLFFSREEKRLAIHRKNGAFSANGQQWSQNELQRQIESNPELFTANVLLRPVLQDYLLPTAAYVAGPAETAYFAQVQVVYERLMGRTTPVWPRFSTTLIEARLASWMRKYGLRLRDVLQPKEDFLTALARRTIPSDIKDDFDRSREHLERLLTPLLRALEKLDPTVGSAGEIAARKMRHQLQRLESRAARAHLRREQVLDRHASMLSSLLFPERELQERRLAGIYFLAKYGVDLIDRLLEDYRPECHDHQVIALA; encoded by the coding sequence CGCAGCTAGAGCTGGCAGCGTGAGCATCCCGGTTGACCGTCGGCAACGGGTCACGGACGTCCTGCTCAAACAAAATCTTGCCTGGAATGCAGGCCCGGAGGTTCTCAGCAACATCGAGAAACTTCGCGACGGAGCTTGTGCCGTTGTCAGCGGCCAGCAGATAGGTCTGTTTCTTGGACCGGCTTACACGCTTTATAAGGCCATCTCGATCATTCGGCTTTCACGCGAGCTCACGGCAAGAGGAGTGGAAGCGGTTCCGATCTTTTGGCTTGCCTCAGAGGACCACGATTTGGCCGAGGTAAACCATGTTTTCATGCCTGATACTCAGGGTGAGTTGCAGAGACTGGAAACGTCTTCCGAAGGCTGCCCCGGTTGTCCGGTCGGGACTGTGGTTCTTGGAAATGACCTCGGATGGCTCGCGGACCGACTGCAGGGGCTTGTTGGCGAATCGGAGACGATTGACCTAGTGCGCTCGAGTTACAGTCCGGGAAAGACGCTCTCCTCTTCCTTCGCGGCTTTGATGAGCAAGATCTTCTCTCGATATGGCTTGATCCTGCTGGAACCATCAGATAAAGAGCTCCATAAAATTGGTGCTCCGCTGCTGCGTTCGGCGGCCGAATACTCGGATGAGTTAACCCGCGCGCTGCTCTCACGATCAAAGGAGCTCGAAACAGCTGGTTATCATGCGCAGGTGAAGGTCACACAGGCGTCGACGCTTCTGTTTTTTTCCAGAGAGGAAAAGCGGCTCGCGATTCATCGGAAAAATGGAGCCTTCAGCGCCAACGGCCAGCAATGGTCCCAAAATGAGCTGCAGCGCCAGATTGAGTCTAATCCGGAATTATTCACCGCAAATGTTTTGTTGAGACCGGTCCTGCAAGACTATCTGCTGCCGACAGCAGCGTACGTCGCTGGCCCCGCCGAGACCGCCTACTTTGCTCAGGTGCAGGTTGTTTACGAACGTCTGATGGGCCGGACCACGCCCGTTTGGCCTCGCTTCTCGACTACTTTGATCGAGGCGCGTCTCGCCAGCTGGATGCGCAAGTACGGGCTCAGGCTGCGCGATGTGCTCCAACCTAAAGAAGACTTCCTGACGGCGCTGGCGCGGAGGACGATTCCCTCTGACATAAAAGATGATTTCGATCGTAGCCGCGAGCACCTCGAACGCCTGCTGACTCCACTACTCCGCGCTTTGGAAAAGCTCGATCCGACCGTCGGGTCGGCCGGCGAGATCGCGGCGCGCAAGATGCGCCATCAACTTCAGCGACTGGAATCGCGAGCCGCACGCGCCCATCTCCGCCGCGAGCAGGTTCTGGACCGGCACGCGAGCATGCTCAGTTCACTGCTGTTTCCCGAAAGGGAACTTCAGGAGCGCCGGCTGGCGGGGATTTATTTTCTGGCTAAATATGGCGTCGACCTGATCGATCGTCTGCTCGAAGATTACCGTCCAGAATGCCACGACCATCAGGTGATTGCACTGGCGTAA
- a CDS encoding cytochrome C biogenesis protein codes for MSLFWLRIAVGLYGLSMLYALVALLRRREILSRATLPIAGVAVTLHFVALVEAFIAGGMAGNPLHQSESLLAFLMMLLFIGVFYLYRTTSPGIVVLPIAFLLSLSAALAQSAPPVISPLLRNGWIYTHIILILVGYSALFFSFIASVLYLLHERSLKRKDLNGIAGKLPALETIDNIGYRLLLIGFPFMTIGLIAGSVIAQMEYGSSYFQDPKIILSLLMWGVYTVMLFTRWNSGWRGRRAALLSAFAFAAALSVWAANYFSGVHRFVSR; via the coding sequence ATGTCTCTTTTTTGGCTACGTATCGCCGTAGGTTTGTATGGTCTCAGCATGCTCTACGCGCTCGTAGCGCTACTGCGACGCCGTGAAATTCTGTCGCGCGCAACTCTGCCAATCGCTGGCGTGGCGGTCACACTGCATTTCGTCGCTTTAGTGGAGGCGTTCATTGCCGGTGGCATGGCCGGCAATCCGCTGCATCAGTCGGAATCATTGCTTGCTTTTCTTATGATGCTGCTGTTCATCGGGGTCTTCTACTTATATAGAACAACATCACCGGGCATCGTCGTTTTACCGATCGCTTTCCTGTTATCACTTTCTGCCGCATTGGCACAGAGCGCCCCACCGGTGATTTCACCTCTATTGCGTAATGGGTGGATCTACACACACATCATCCTGATCCTGGTGGGATATTCCGCGCTATTTTTCAGTTTCATCGCAAGCGTCCTTTATCTGCTACACGAACGCAGCCTGAAACGCAAAGACCTGAACGGAATCGCCGGAAAACTTCCGGCCCTGGAGACAATCGACAACATCGGTTATCGCCTGCTCCTCATCGGCTTCCCATTCATGACCATCGGACTAATCGCGGGTTCCGTGATTGCCCAGATGGAGTACGGGTCCAGTTATTTCCAGGATCCCAAGATCATCCTTAGCTTGCTGATGTGGGGCGTTTACACAGTGATGCTCTTCACGCGATGGAACTCCGGGTGGCGAGGACGCCGCGCCGCGTTGCTGTCTGCTTTTGCCTTCGCTGCTGCGCTTAGCGTCTGGGCAGCCAATTACTTCAGCGGCGTCCACAGGTTCGTCTCGCGATGA
- a CDS encoding glutamyl-tRNA reductase: MKLQLLGVNHKTAPVEVRERLAVPEWRLEEATRKLLQHTGVAECVVFSTCNRVEFAVASESGVDLHSFIRDYLLTDVSALREYLYEHSGDDVVRHVFRVAASLDSMIIGESQILGQVKHSYAIGKAVGSVHSNLDALLSRAFSVAKRVRTETAIGSSVVSVASVAVELARKIFGSLHGRTVYVVGAGKMSELAARHLRSHGAETIFVSNRTHESALRMAERVGGTAIHFDQLYGTADQADIVITSTGAPHAIFRRDHGELFMHRRKNRPMFFIDIAVPRDVDASMSQVEGIFVYDIDDLQHVVEANVSDRGREAARAEQLVEEEVERFRRRIQSLDAVPTIVALQQRLEQIRQSEVDRLRGRLGPLSPEQETAIENLTRSIVNKILHAPITTLKGFSGSDQLASTAEFLRSIFGIENDASHWNGASGISKDDISKASDKPLDHTLSVASDENEIAEQKPGSRR, from the coding sequence ATGAAGCTCCAACTCCTCGGCGTGAACCACAAGACCGCTCCTGTCGAAGTACGTGAACGGCTCGCAGTTCCGGAGTGGCGTCTGGAGGAGGCTACACGGAAGTTGCTGCAGCATACCGGGGTCGCGGAGTGCGTTGTCTTCTCGACTTGCAACCGCGTGGAGTTTGCCGTGGCTTCTGAAAGCGGCGTTGATCTGCACAGCTTCATTCGCGACTACCTGCTGACTGATGTATCGGCATTGCGTGAGTATCTCTACGAACACAGCGGGGACGATGTCGTGCGACACGTCTTCCGCGTCGCAGCGAGTCTCGACTCGATGATCATAGGCGAGTCTCAGATCCTCGGACAGGTCAAGCATTCCTATGCCATCGGCAAAGCCGTAGGTTCAGTTCACTCGAACCTCGATGCCCTGCTCAGCCGCGCCTTTTCCGTAGCGAAGCGCGTGCGAACCGAAACCGCGATCGGCAGTTCCGTGGTATCTGTCGCATCCGTGGCAGTGGAACTGGCGAGGAAAATCTTCGGCAGCCTGCATGGTCGAACGGTTTACGTCGTGGGCGCCGGTAAGATGAGTGAATTAGCTGCTCGCCATCTGCGATCGCACGGAGCCGAGACGATCTTTGTCTCCAATCGCACACATGAAAGCGCACTGAGAATGGCGGAGCGAGTAGGCGGCACGGCGATTCATTTTGATCAGCTCTACGGCACTGCCGATCAGGCCGACATCGTGATCACCTCCACCGGAGCGCCTCACGCAATCTTCCGGCGGGACCACGGCGAGTTGTTCATGCATCGCCGCAAGAACCGTCCGATGTTTTTCATCGACATCGCGGTTCCGCGCGACGTGGATGCGAGCATGAGCCAGGTGGAAGGAATTTTCGTCTATGACATTGACGATCTTCAGCATGTAGTCGAAGCCAATGTGAGCGATCGCGGACGCGAGGCTGCGCGCGCCGAGCAGTTAGTCGAGGAAGAAGTCGAGCGCTTCAGGCGGCGCATCCAGAGCTTGGATGCTGTCCCGACGATCGTGGCTCTGCAGCAACGACTTGAACAGATTCGACAGTCCGAAGTCGATCGGCTTCGTGGCCGACTCGGTCCGCTTTCCCCGGAACAAGAGACTGCGATCGAGAACCTCACTCGAAGTATTGTGAACAAGATCCTGCACGCTCCCATCACGACGCTCAAAGGCTTTAGCGGATCCGACCAGCTTGCCTCAACCGCGGAGTTTCTGCGTTCCATCTTTGGAATCGAGAACGATGCTTCGCACTGGAATGGAGCATCAGGCATCTCTAAGGACGACATCTCGAAGGCTTCTGATAAGCCGCTGGATCACACGCTCTCCGTCGCCTCAGACGAGAACGAAATTGCCGAGCAGAAGCCCGGTTCTCGCCGCTAA
- a CDS encoding hydroxymethylbilane synthase, translating into MARLRIGSRGSQLALWQANHIAALLRGRGHDVSIEVIKTTGDKITDVALAKVGTKGMFTKEIEEALSEHRVDLAVHSLKDLPTELSPGFLLASVPEREDARDAFLSVRYSHLEKLPKNARLGTSSLRRQAQLHSLRANLEIIPLRGNVDTRLRKLHSGEFDAIILAAAGVTRLGLTQMVRHHFEPTEICPAAGQGALAIETRADDAATIETVTFLDHPHTRAAVACERATLNRLGGGCQVPIGAYAEPTQRGLLLQAVVASPDGSSIIREKREGSDPERLGVEVGQALLSRGASKILDTVYGKEASVPQQP; encoded by the coding sequence ATGGCTCGCCTTCGTATCGGATCACGTGGATCTCAACTTGCCCTGTGGCAAGCTAATCACATCGCCGCCCTTTTGCGGGGACGAGGGCACGATGTATCTATCGAGGTAATTAAGACCACCGGCGACAAGATTACGGATGTAGCCTTGGCCAAGGTCGGGACCAAGGGTATGTTTACGAAAGAGATCGAAGAAGCCCTTTCGGAGCATCGTGTCGATCTCGCTGTGCACAGTCTGAAAGACCTGCCTACGGAGCTCTCTCCCGGATTTCTGCTGGCGTCAGTACCAGAACGGGAAGATGCGCGAGATGCCTTCCTCTCTGTCCGCTATTCGCATCTTGAAAAGCTGCCAAAGAATGCGCGCCTCGGAACCAGCAGTCTGCGTCGCCAGGCACAGTTGCACTCACTCCGTGCCAACCTCGAGATCATTCCGCTTCGTGGTAACGTCGATACTCGACTGCGAAAGCTCCACAGCGGCGAGTTTGATGCGATCATTTTGGCGGCTGCTGGCGTGACCAGATTGGGACTGACTCAGATGGTCCGGCACCATTTCGAACCGACAGAGATATGTCCCGCTGCCGGACAGGGCGCACTCGCGATCGAGACTCGCGCAGACGACGCTGCGACGATCGAGACGGTAACATTCCTCGATCATCCGCACACGCGTGCAGCAGTCGCATGCGAACGAGCAACGCTGAATCGACTAGGCGGCGGATGCCAGGTCCCAATCGGAGCTTATGCGGAACCCACTCAGCGAGGCCTATTGCTCCAGGCCGTGGTCGCCAGTCCCGATGGAAGCTCGATCATTCGAGAAAAGAGAGAGGGGTCCGATCCAGAGCGGCTTGGAGTAGAAGTCGGGCAGGCCCTGCTCTCGCGAGGGGCCAGCAAAATCCTCGACACAGTTTACGGGAAAGAGGCTTCCGTACCTCAGCAACCGTAG
- a CDS encoding family 2 glycosyl transferase: MSRWIWLISGILLGADWLRRSLRTAFGMAKLADVTSPEWDRLPRPEGPQPTVAVIVPARNEGATINRCLRSLIAQDYPNLQTLAVDDRSTDATGSIMDEVETESPGKLRVLHISELPPGWLGKTHAMWRGASETQSDWILFTDGDVIFREDALRRTLAYGESTLTDHLVVFPTLIMNGFGERMMLGFFGIASSLLLRPWRVKDRDAPDFIGAGAFNLIRRRAYEKLGTYQALRMEVIDDLRLGGAVKGHRLRQDCVVGNNLVRLRWAEGALGVVRNLRKNAFSLLHFRWRLAVLASIAAAIYQLGPWVGLGLAPGIAKFGFGVGVFSIALLYWRMGRQFGMSAWFFLTHPLSTVMFICTLLNSAISSLVHGGIVWRGTTYPLEEVRAFSAERRKEMQRMRDSI, translated from the coding sequence TTGAGCCGCTGGATCTGGCTCATTAGCGGCATACTGCTCGGAGCAGACTGGCTGCGGCGTTCGCTTCGCACTGCCTTTGGTATGGCCAAACTTGCGGATGTGACCAGTCCAGAATGGGACAGGCTACCTCGACCTGAAGGGCCACAGCCAACTGTTGCGGTGATCGTTCCAGCGCGGAACGAGGGTGCAACCATCAACCGATGCCTGCGCTCCTTGATAGCTCAGGATTATCCGAATCTGCAGACTCTTGCTGTGGATGATCGGTCCACCGATGCTACGGGATCGATCATGGATGAGGTCGAAACAGAATCGCCGGGAAAACTTCGCGTATTACATATCAGTGAGCTGCCTCCCGGATGGTTGGGGAAAACTCACGCGATGTGGCGTGGTGCCAGCGAAACGCAGAGCGATTGGATCCTATTCACGGACGGCGATGTTATTTTTCGTGAAGACGCCCTGCGACGCACTCTCGCCTATGGCGAATCAACGCTTACGGATCACCTTGTAGTCTTTCCCACGCTGATCATGAATGGATTCGGCGAGCGCATGATGCTGGGCTTCTTTGGCATCGCTTCATCGCTCCTGCTGCGCCCGTGGAGGGTGAAGGATCGTGACGCGCCCGATTTTATTGGAGCCGGGGCATTCAATCTAATTCGACGCCGCGCCTACGAGAAACTCGGTACGTATCAGGCGCTGCGCATGGAAGTGATCGATGATCTAAGACTTGGGGGAGCCGTCAAGGGCCATCGTCTGAGGCAGGATTGCGTAGTAGGTAACAATCTCGTTCGCTTGCGATGGGCAGAGGGGGCGTTGGGCGTGGTGCGAAATTTGCGCAAGAACGCTTTCAGCCTGCTGCATTTCAGATGGCGGCTAGCGGTCTTGGCCTCTATAGCGGCGGCAATCTATCAGTTGGGTCCGTGGGTCGGACTAGGTCTCGCTCCTGGAATTGCGAAGTTTGGATTCGGCGTAGGCGTCTTCTCGATCGCTTTACTTTATTGGCGAATGGGGCGTCAGTTCGGAATGTCCGCTTGGTTCTTCTTGACTCATCCACTATCCACGGTCATGTTCATCTGTACGTTGCTGAATTCCGCCATAAGCTCACTCGTGCACGGCGGAATCGTGTGGCGAGGAACCACTTATCCGCTGGAGGAAGTCCGAGCATTCTCCGCGGAAAGACGGAAAGAGATGCAACGCATGCGGGACAGCATTTGA
- a CDS encoding MFS transporter — MQRATRPLLALALLTALNFLNYIDRYILPAVQPLIKREFHPSDTALGALTMVFILFYMCVAPGVGFLADRKSRKTIMAIGALIWSAATLLTAVTYNFTSLLIRHTVVGVGEATFSLIAPAYIADLFPPEKRGRVLSFFYLAIPMGAALGYIIGGALGTRYGWRSPFYVCAIPGFIVAVWFYFAADEPLRGESEVALHTVERTSFRGLLRNPAFWTATLGLAMMTFAIGGISVWMPTFLERERGIPLDRANYYFGLITVIDGLAGTAVGGWLGDIWLRRSRGAYYAISGLSALLALPGAVYAFYGHPAWIFPSLAIAEFFLFLNTGPLNAAIVNSVAAPIRATAIGINLFIIHLFGDAFSPVLIGAISDRSSLRLGFSVTLVAMVVSAGILFMGTRFAPPRTQERELVGASA, encoded by the coding sequence ATGCAGCGCGCCACGCGACCGCTGCTTGCACTTGCACTGCTCACCGCCCTCAATTTTCTCAACTACATCGACCGCTATATCCTGCCTGCTGTTCAACCGTTGATCAAGCGGGAGTTCCATCCCTCCGACACCGCGCTAGGCGCACTGACGATGGTGTTCATCCTCTTCTACATGTGTGTCGCGCCAGGCGTTGGATTTCTTGCAGACAGGAAATCGCGCAAGACAATAATGGCCATCGGCGCACTGATCTGGAGTGCCGCAACTCTCCTGACAGCGGTGACATATAACTTCACTTCTCTCCTGATTCGCCACACTGTCGTCGGAGTTGGAGAGGCGACTTTTTCGCTGATCGCCCCGGCCTACATTGCCGACCTGTTTCCGCCGGAAAAGCGGGGACGGGTTCTATCTTTTTTCTATCTGGCGATCCCGATGGGCGCAGCTCTAGGCTACATAATTGGGGGCGCTCTCGGAACTCGATATGGATGGCGCTCTCCTTTTTACGTGTGTGCCATTCCGGGATTCATTGTCGCTGTCTGGTTTTACTTTGCAGCGGATGAGCCGCTGCGGGGCGAGAGTGAAGTCGCCCTGCACACGGTTGAGCGCACATCCTTTCGAGGGCTGCTGCGCAATCCAGCGTTCTGGACAGCTACTCTCGGTCTCGCAATGATGACCTTCGCCATAGGCGGAATCTCCGTGTGGATGCCGACATTCCTTGAGCGCGAGAGAGGCATACCGCTCGATAGAGCAAACTACTACTTTGGACTGATCACAGTGATTGATGGACTGGCCGGAACAGCGGTTGGTGGTTGGCTGGGAGATATCTGGCTGCGCCGTTCGCGAGGAGCATATTATGCAATATCGGGACTCAGCGCTTTACTTGCTCTCCCCGGCGCAGTCTACGCCTTCTATGGACACCCGGCTTGGATTTTTCCGTCACTCGCGATCGCTGAGTTTTTCCTCTTTCTGAACACAGGACCCTTAAACGCCGCCATCGTGAATTCAGTCGCCGCTCCGATTCGGGCTACGGCGATTGGCATAAATTTGTTCATCATTCATCTTTTTGGAGATGCGTTTTCTCCGGTTCTTATCGGGGCCATCTCTGATCGCAGCAGCCTGCGGCTTGGTTTTTCCGTTACATTGGTTGCGATGGTTGTGTCGGCCGGCATTCTTTTCATGGGCACTCGCTTCGCCCCGCCGCGAACGCAGGAGCGGGAGCTTGTAGGAGCCTCGGCTTGA